In Capsicum annuum cultivar UCD-10X-F1 chromosome 7, UCD10Xv1.1, whole genome shotgun sequence, one genomic interval encodes:
- the LOC107854255 gene encoding tetratricopeptide repeat protein 1 gives MVLIEQVQSEVPKVNSSKSPAKSSPVTATESGYVSDGYETASDTELNQSENGSNRESENAVNTASSSQAEPNQEVLNVRALAQANDAKAEGNTLFKEGLYEEALSKYELALQVAADIPSSTEIRSICHANRAACFSKLGKHEETVKECTKALELNPTYIKALVRRAEAHEKLEHFDEAITDMTKILELEPSHDQARRSVIRLKPLADEKREKMKEEMIGKLKEMGNSILGRFGMSVDNFKAVKDPNTGSYSVSLQK, from the exons ATGGTGTTGATTGAACAAGTACAATCGGAAGTACCAAAAGTAAACTCTTCCAAATCTCCGGCGAAATCTTCGCCGGTGACGGCGACGGAATCTGGTTACGTGTCGGATGGATATGAGACAGCGAGCGATACGGAACTGAATCAATCGGAAAATGGAAGTAATAGGGAATCGGAAAACGCGGTCAATACAGCGTCGTCTTCGCAGGCTGAGCCAAATCAGGAAGTGCTCAATGTG AGAGCCTTGGCTCAAGCAAATGATGCAAAAGCTGAAGGCAATACATTGTTCAAGGAAGGGCTTTATGAAGAGGCATTGTCAAAATATGAGCTAGCTTTACAAGTTGCAGCAGATATTCCTTCGAGTACTGAAATTCGTTCAATATGCCATGCTAATCGTGCAGCTTGTTTCTCCAAACTG GGGAAACATGAAGAGACAGTCAAGGAATGCACAAAAGCGTTAGAACTAAATCCTACGTATATAAAGGCTCTGGTTAGAAGAGCAGAGGCACATGAAAAGCTTGAACACTTTGATGAGGCTATTACTG ACATGACAAAAATCTTGGAATTGGAACCCTCACATGACCAAGCTAGGAGAAGTGTGATACGTTTAAAGCCATTAGCTGATGAGAAGCGAGAAAagatgaaagaagagatgattg GCAAGCTCAAAGAAATGGGAAATTCCATTTTGGGCCGATTTGGTATGAGCGTTGACAACTTCAAAGCAGTTAAAGACCCAAATACTGGTTCCTACTCAGTTTCATTGCAGAAGTGA
- the LOC107854249 gene encoding probable glycosyltransferase At5g03795 has translation MNMAFCAFRKSFKLFKWWVFLRPFSVMLVVVVMVGVLLLVQTKMKDFRHKNGIFVQFDVQEKVGMENLEPMKVQNGSTEAEILSTSVSPYHDWELFAANYEEMMKKLKIFVYPDAFMSNNSSIFSSIFLPHTDPFDPKLGNYFSEHMFKIALLGSSFVTKKPEEAHFYFMPFSINVMRNHPRVHSASAIKDFVAGYTDRVRSEFEFWNASGGADHFYVYCHSIGRDAASKHHELHHNSIQVTCSSSYFQRLYIAHKDIGLPQVWPRQHEEVLNPPDARYKLVFFAGRVQNSLARRYLLEQWKNDSSFDIFSGSSSFPYREGFRRSRYCLHIKGYEVNTARVSDAIQHGCVPVLISNYYDLPLANILDWSKFSVIVNERDIRHLKKILLSVPVRTYLNMYKNLGIVRRHFAWYSSPKTYDSFHMTVYQLWYRRGLHPVTW, from the exons ATGAATATGGCTTTTTGTGCATTTAGAAAAAGTTTTAAACTTTTCAAATGGTGGGTTTTCCTCAGACCCTTTTCGGTTATGTTGGTTGTAGTTGTAATGGTGGGAGTTTTACTATTAGTACAAACAAAAATGAAGGATTTTAGacataaaaatggaatttttgttCAGTTTGATGTTCAAGAGAAAGTGGGAATGGAGAATCTTGAACCAATGAAGGTGCAAAATGGGTCTACTGAAGCTGAAATTTTGTCAACTAGTGTTAGTCCTTATCATGATTGGGAGTTATTTGCTGCTAATTATGAAGAAATGATGAAAAAACTTAAGATATTTGTGTATCCTGATGCATTTATGAGCAACAATTCTTCGATTTTTTCGAGTATTTTCCTTCCTCATACAGACCCCTTTGATCCAAAGTTAGGAAATTACTTTAGTGAACACATGTTCAAGATTGCTCTTTTGGGTAGTTCTTTTGTTACTAAGAAACCAGAAGAGGCTCATTTTTACTTCATGCCCTTCTCGATCAACGTTATGAGAAATCACCCTCGCGTGCATTCTGCCTCGGCGATTAAAGATTTTGTTGCTGGATATACTGATAGAGTTAGATCAGAGTTCGAATTTTGGAATGCATCTGGTGGTGCTGATCATTTTTATGTGTACTGTCATTCCATCGGTCGAGATGCTGCCTCTAAGCATCACGAATTGCATCATAACTCAATTCAGGTTACTTGCTCGTCGAGCTACTTTCAGAGGCTATACATTGCCCACAAAGATATTGGCCTGCCCCAAGTTTGGCCTCGCCAACACGAGGAAGTGTTGAACCCTCCAGATGCGAG ATACAAGCTCGTCTTCTTTGCTGGTCGTGTCCAAAATTCACTTGCAAGACGATATTTATTGGAGCAATGGAAGAACGATAGCTCCTTCGATATATTCTCCGGAAGTTCATCTTTCCCTTACAGGGAAGGATTTCGGAGAAGTAGATACTGTCTCCACATCAAAGGTTACGAGGTAAATACAGCTAGAGTCAGTGATGCAATTCAGCATGGCTGTGTCCCTGTACTAATTTCGAACTACTATGATCTTCCATTAGCCAACATATTAGACTGGAGCAAGTTCTCAGTTATTGTTAATGAAAGAGATATTCGACACCTAAAGAAGATACTGCTCTCGGTCCCTGTACGAACGTACCTCAACATGTATAAGAATCTAGGTATCGTTAGAAGGCACTTCGCGTGGTATAGTAGCCCGAAAACTTATGATTCATTCCATATGACAGTTTACCAGCTTTGGTACAGAAGGGGACTACATCCAGTCACTTGGTGA